The Humulus lupulus chromosome 3, drHumLupu1.1, whole genome shotgun sequence genome window below encodes:
- the LOC133824428 gene encoding G-type lectin S-receptor-like serine/threonine-protein kinase At1g34300, translated as MNTKLYQATTFTFVLFFFFFASLVSAQNQTKIIRSFSSSNSPWRPSSNQTLISPNSTFAAGFKPGLNGFTFSIWYLNVTGTDVVWSTDKNGSSFLSSSAVLSISSTGELRLQNSSSGANLWPGNATGNLNTTLTLGGDGNLVFGNWESFKFPTDTILPNQNITNTELVSRNGKFRFQKAINLVFNSSDRYWTANNAFVKLDSDGKMEQANSGSLITSDFGPNLKRRLTLDDDGNLRIYGFDPDLREWTEVWHATHELCTIHGSCGPNSICTSDGSNSSSCVCPPGFLPGAGGDPKKGCERKIRLRDMKKTKFIRLDYVNFTASNEVSLSGAANLSDCELNCTRSMNCLGFMLKYDGRGSCFLKNDDNGLLVNGYWSPGTESAMFLRVDQSETDQSNFKGMTEILETTCPIKIELPLPPDESNSTTRNIVIICTLFAAELISGALFFWAFLKKYVKYRDMARTLGLELLPAGGPKRFSYAELKTATKDFSNLIGKGGFGDVYKGELPDHRVVAVKCLKNVAGGEPDFWAEVTIIARMHHLNLVRLWGFCAEKGQRILVYEYVRNGSLDRYLFSSNRSGSEETKPVLDWNIRYRIALGVARAIAYLHEECLEWVLHCDIKPENILLGDEFCPKISDFGLSKLRKKEAMVSLSKIRGTRGYMAPEWVKSDSITAKADVYSFGMVLLEMVSGVRNNQIQGSAVESDVWYFPGWAFDKVYKEVNVEDILDIHIKQSYDSRAHFEMVNRMVQTAMWCLQSRPEMRPSMGKVAKMLEGTVEITQPSKPTIFFLGDDDQ; from the coding sequence ATGAACACCAAACTCTACCAAGCAACCACCTTCACCTtcgtcctcttcttcttcttcttcgcttCACTCGTCTCAGCTCAGAACCAGACGAAGATAATCAGATCTTTCTCGTCGTCAAACTCTCCATGGCGACCGAGTTCGAACCAGACTCTTATCTCTCCCAACTCCACCTTCGCCGCCGGGTTCAAGCCCGGTTTAAACGGCTTTACTTTCTCTATTTGGTACTTAAACGTCACCGGTACAGATGTCGTTTGGTCAACCGACAAGAACGGAAGCTCGTTTCTCAGCAGTTCAGCTGTTCTAAGCATTAGCTCCACCGGCGAACTCCGCCTTCAGAATTCCTCCTCCGGCGCAAACTTATGGCCGGGGAACGCCACTGGGAATCTTAACACTACGCTGACTCTCGGAGGAGACGGTAATTTAGTGTTTGGCAACTGGGAAAGTTTCAAATTCCCGACTGATACCATTCTCCCGAACCAGAACATAACGAACACAGAACTCGTTTCCCGCAACGGAAAATTCAGATTCCAAAAAGCCATAAACTTGGTGTTCAATTCCTCCGACCGGTATTGGACGGCGAACAACGCGTTCGTGAAGCTCGACTCAGACGGGAAAATGGAGCAGGCGAATAGTGGTTCGCTCATAACTTCCGATTTCGGTCCGAACTTGAAAAGGAGACTGACTTTAGACGACGATGGAAATCTCAGGATATACGGGTTCGATCCCGATCTCCGGGAGTGGACCGAGGTTTGGCACGCGACCCACGAGCTCTGCACCATCCACGGCTCGTGCGGGCCCAACTCCATCTGCACCAGCGACGGTTCCAATTCCTCCTCCTGCGTTTGCCCGCCGGGGTTCCTTCCCGGCGCCGGGGGAGACCCGAAAAAAGGCTGCGAGAGGAAAATTCGGCTCAGAGATATGAAAAAGACGAAATTTATTCGACTCGATTACGTGAATTTCACGGCTTCGAATGAGGTGAGTTTGAGCGGAGCCGCGAATCTGAGTGATTGCGAACTGAATTGCACCCGGAGTATGAATTGCCTAGGGTTTATGCTCAAGTACGACGGAAGGGGTTCTTGCTTTCTGAAGAACGATGACAATGGTCTGCTTGTGAATGGTTACTGGTCACCGGGAACGGAGAGCGCCATGTTCCTTCGCGTTGACCAGTCGGAGACTGACCAGAGCAATTTCAAAGGCATGACGGAGATTCTCGAGACCACATGTCCAATCAAGATCGAGCTACCTCTTCCGCCGGACGAATCCAACTCCACCACCAGAAACATCGTCATCATCTGTACCCTATTCGCCGCCGAGCTCATTTCGGGTGCTTTGTTCTTCTGGGCATTTCTCAAAAAGTACGTCAAGTACAGAGACATGGCTCGAACACTCGGCCTCGAGCTTCTTCCCGCCGGAGGACCCAAACGTTTCTCTTACGCCGAGCTCAAAACCGCCACCAAAGACTTCTCCAACCTCATCGGCAAAGGAGGTTTCGGCGATGTCTACAAAGGAGAGTTACCCGACCACAGAGTCGTCGCCGTGAAATGCTTAAAAAATGTGGCCGGAGGCGAACCAGATTTCTGGGCCGAGGTCACCATCATTGCAAGGATGCACCACCTCAACTTGGTCCGGTTGTGGGGTTTCTGCGCCGAAAAAGGCCAAAGAATACTCGTCTACGAGTACGTCCGAAACGGGTCACTAGACAGGTACCTCTTCTCCTCCAATCGGTCCGGGTCGGAAGAAACCAAACCCGTTTTGGACTGGAACATTCGGTACCGGATCGCACTCGGGGTGGCCCGAGCCATCGCCTACTTACACGAGGAGTGTTTGGAGTGGGTCCTGCACTGCGATATCAAACCCGAAAACATTCTGTTGGGCGACGAATTTTGCCCGAAGATATCGGATTTCGGGTTATCGAAGCTAAGAAAGAAAGAAGCCATGGTAAGCCTGTCGAAGATTCGGGGCACACGCGGGTACATGGCGCCCGAATGGGTCAAGTCGGATTCGATCACAGCCAAAGCTGACGTGTACAGTTTTGGGATGGTGCTGCTGGAGATGGTGAGTGGGGTGAGGAACAATCAGATCCAAGGGTCGGCGGTGGAGAGTGACGTTTGGTATTTTCCAGGATGGGCATTCGATAAGGTGTACAAAGAGGTGAATGTGGAGGACATTTTGGACATTCACATCAAACAGTCGTACGATAGCAGGGCCCATTTTGAGATGGTTAATCGGATGGTGCAGACGGCGATGTGGTGCCTCCAGAGTCGGCCGGAGATGCGGCCGTCTATGGGGAAGGTGGCTAAGATGTTGGAAGGAACGGTGGAGATCACTCAACCTTCTAAGCCTACTATTTTTTTCCTTGGTGACGATGATCAATAA
- the LOC133824429 gene encoding uncharacterized protein LOC133824429 — protein sequence MAEEAGMFMVNQTIGSVLCCKCGIPMTPNAANMCVKCLRSEVDITEGLQKHVIIIHCPECDTYLQPPRTWIKAQLESKELLTFCVKRLKNLNKVRLIHAEFIWTEPHSKRIKVKLKVQKEVLNGAVLEQSYVVEFVQQEHMCESCTRVQANPDQWIAAVQLRQHVTHRRTFFYLEQMILKHGAAATAIKIKQMDQGIDFFFSNRSHGVKFVEFIGKVAPVRSRHDKQLVSHDIKSNNYNYKYTFSVEISPVCREDLICLPPKVAVSLGNLGPLVICTKVTNSIALLDPLTLRHCFLDADQYWRSSFKSLLTSRQLVEYIVLDVEIVKPEVSLGGYTLADAQVARLSDFGRNDTIFNIRTHLGNLLNPGDQALGFDLYAANSNDMELDKYRGLVLPDAILVKKSYEEKRQRKRGKPRSWKLKSLNMEVDDRVNKGDQEKMNSEYEQFLKDLEENPDMRFNISLYRNKEYQPSEIASTVDGEDLPSIPLDEMLADLDLSEDEDGDSNMIE from the coding sequence ATGGCTGAAGAAGCAGGAATGTTCATGGTTAACCAAACAATCGGCAGCGTGCTATGTTGCAAGTGTGGTATTCCAATGACACCAAACGCTGCCAATATGTGCGTGAAATGTTTGCGTTCTGAAGTTGATATCACAGAAGGTTTGCAAAAACATGTTATCATAATCCATTGTCCAGAGTGTGATACCTACTTGCAGCCACCGAGAACATGGATTAAGGCCCAACTTGAATCAAAGGAGCTCTTAACCTTTTGTGTTAAGAGATTGAAGAATTTAAATAAAGTGAGATTGATTCATGCTGAGTTCATCTGGACTGAGCCACATTCCAAAAGGATCAAGGTCAAGCTGAAAGTACAGAAAGAGGTTCTTAATGGAGCTGTGCTTGAGCAGTCTTATGTTGTCGAGTTTGTTCAGCAAGAACACATGTGTGAATCTTGTACGAGGGTTCAGGCCAATCCTGACCAGTGGATAGCAGCCGTTCAATTGCGCCAACACGTTACTCATAGACGCACCTTCTTTTACTTGGAGCAGATGATTTTGAAGCATGGCGCTGCTGCCACAGCTATAAAGATAAAACAGATGGATCAAGGGATTGACTTCTTTTTCTCTAACCGGAGCCATGGTGTGAAATTTGTCGAGTTCATTGGAAAAGTTGCACCGGTGAGGAGTCGACATGACAAACAGCTTGTCTCTCATGATATTAAGAGTAATAACTACAATTACAAGTATACTTTTTCTGTCGAAATATCTCCTGTATGCCGTGAGGATTTGATTTGTCTGCCTCCCAAAGTAGCTGTGAGCCTTGGGAATCTCGGTCCTTTGGTGATCTGCACAAAAGTGACTAACAGCATTGCCTTACTTGACCCGCTCACCCTTAGGCACTGTTTTCTGGATGCCGATCAATATTGGAGGTCATCTTTCAAATCCCTACTTACTAGTAGGCAGCTTGTGGAGTACATTGTTCTAGATGTCGAGATTGTTAAACCTGAAGTTAGTCTTGGTGGATACACGCTAGCTGATGCTCAAGTTGCCCGGCTGTCCGATTTTGGCAGGAATGATACTATtttcaacataagaacacatctTGGCAATCTTCTAAACCCTGGAGATCAGGCTCTCGGTTTTGATTTGTATGCAGCTAATAGCAATGACATGGAGTTGGATAAGTACAGGGGTCTAGTCCTTCCTGATGCCATATTAGTAAAGAAGAGCTACGAAGAGAAACGCCAGAGGAAGCGCGGGAAGCCCCGTTCATGGAAGCTTAAGTCACTCAACATGGAGGTTGATGATAGAGTTAATAAAGGCGATCAAGAGAAGATGAACTCAGAGTATGAACAGTTCTTGAAAGATTTGGAGGAAAATCCTGATATGAGGTTCAATATTTCTTTGTACCGTAACAAAGAATACCAGCCATCAGAGATTGCATCCACAGTCGATGGAGAAGATTTGCCATCTATTCCATTGGATGAAATGCTAGCTGACCTTGATCTCAGCGAAGATGAAGATGGAGACAGTAACATGATCGAGTGA